The following are encoded together in the Penaeus chinensis breed Huanghai No. 1 chromosome 20, ASM1920278v2, whole genome shotgun sequence genome:
- the LOC125035941 gene encoding uncharacterized protein LOC125035941 translates to MAEAADRYRSAHAYRGSKLPRPVQKQSSPNSDDIKCHGCGKPGHIRPNCPSNPRNFKQKTEGKVHFVFQSEIKPQNSIIDAEGKLFEKPAEVMFDTGYVLIGLVLDVKLPSKCATTSLEHGQSKGVGDDASQALTNVGDVPVGNDYKIADKEDVNESPDVIAMSVQTRSSISKAAKITSLACSEFLDLNINKDQIREEQLNCPTLQSIREIIGGLIYRPRELGNKYVLTLIDYATRYPEAVPLKNIDTVTVAESLVEIFSRVGVPREILSDRGSQFKSDLMSEIHRMLSVKALYTSPYHASCNGAVERLNGVLNSMIKKLCVDHPKVWDRYIPAALFAYREIPNDSLKFSPFELLYERQIRGPLTILHELWTKDDIDSDVKTTYQYVLDLRSRLEETAKLAAAQAEISSRNCKSYYDLKAKHRKLNTGEEVLVLLPSSSDKSIMQWLGPYPVVQCKDNGVDYVVRVRGVKKLFHINMLKRYFRRDSYKSESEIAQVCIVEEENQVGDNCEPVYFDTEGISNINFGNELTKIQIGELKGILSKFTDVLTVKLVLTNTIEHVININSSKPVYKKPYPIPNSLVNDFNTEIDKMLVMNIIEPSTSAFSSPVVMVKKSDGSWRICIDFRALNDVTDLDAEPMPNTEEALGIFVNHIYFIEIDLCRGYWQIPLSKDSKMYTAFATYRGLVQFRVMPFGLKSACATFIRLMRKVVSELKNIDCYFDNIVIHNNDWSEHLQDVKDLLLRLRKHGLTASLSKCFLVFSKIKYLGVLLGDNCISPLESKINAILAMPLPVNKKQLRYFIGTIGYYRKFVPNFASIAAPLHDLLNKYSSNRLQWSEEKAKCFNKLKLSLVSKPVRCLPDDSKTFYVRTDASDIGLGAVLLQNMNDINMPICYASRKLLDREAKYAAIEMECLAIVWAIQKFKVYLYGRDFILQTDQQPLVYLKNMKNTNGRLMRWALALQCYSFTVEYIKGSENVGADILSRCHVPE, encoded by the exons ATGGCGGAAGCAGCTGATAGATATCGTAGTGCTCACGCATATCGCGGAAGCAAACTGCCAAGGCCGGTGCAAAAACAGAGTTCACCTAATTCTGATGACATTAAATGCCATGGATGTGGGAAGCCTGGTCATATCCGTCCGAACTGCCCTAGTAACCCTAGAAACTTTAAGCAAAAGACAGAGGGTAAAgttcattttgtttttcagtCTGAGATTAAACCACAAAACAGTATAATTGATGCTGAAGGCAAGTTGTTTGAAAAACCAGCGGAGGTTATGTTTGACACGGGAT ATGTGCTTATCGGACTAGTTCTTGACGTAAAATTGCCTAGTAAGTGCGCCACTACCTCGCTCGAGCACGGACAGAGCAAAGGCGTAGGCGATGATGCTTCACAAGCTCTTACAAATGTAGGCGATGTTCCTGTGGGTAATGACTACAAAATCGCGGATAAAGAGGATGTTAATGAGTCTCCTGACGTCATTGCTATGAGTGTCCAGACTCGCTCATCTATATCAAAAGCGGCTAAGATTACCTCATTAGCTTGTTCAGAATTCCTagatctaaatataaataaagatcaaATAAGGGAGGAACAGCTAAATTGTCCAACTCTTCAATCTATCAGGGAAATAATAGGCGGACTAATTTACAGG CCAAGGGAACT AGGAAACAAATATGTGCTTACTTTAATAGACTACGCTACACGATATCCCGAAGCTGTACCTCTGAAAAACATTGATACAGTAACCGTTGCGGAAAGCTTGGTAGAAATATTCTCGAGAGTTGGTGTCCCGAGAGAGATCTTATCTGACCGCGGTTCACAATTCAAATCTGATCTCATGAGCGAAATTCACAGAATGTTATCTGTTAAAGCTTTATATACCAGCCCCTATCATGCTTCATGTAATGGTGCTGTAGAAAGACTGAACGGTGTCTTAAATTCAATGATAAAGAAGCTTTGCGTAGATCACCCGAAAGTTTGGGATCGCTATATACCTGCTGCCCTATTTGCCTACAGAGAAATTCCGAACGACAGTCTTAAGTTCTCCCCATTTGAATTATTGTACGAACGTCAGATTCGTGGACCTTTAACAATTTTACATGAGCTATGGACAAAAGATGACATCGATAGTGACGTAAAAACTACCTATCAGTATGTTTTAGATTTACGCTCGCGTCTTGAGGAGACTGCGAAACTAGCAGCTGCTCAAGCGGAGATTAGTAGTCGTAATTGTAAGAGCTATTACGATCTTAAAGCTAAACACCGCAAGTTAAACACAGGTGAAGAAGTACTAGTCTTATTACCCTCCAGTAGTGATAAATCAATTATGCAATGGCTTGGTCCTTACCCCGTTGTACAATGCAAAGATAATGGCGTAGATTACGTTGTTAGAGTACGTGGTGTAAAGAAACTATTTCACATCAACATGCTAAAAAGGTACTTCCGCCGTGACAGCTACAAAAGCGAGAGTGAAATTGCTCAGGTATGCATAGTTGAAGAAGAGAACCAAGTGGGTGATAACTGTGAACCAGTTTATTTTGACACAGAAGGTATTAGTAACATCAATTTTGGTAATGAACTAACTAAAATTCAAATTGGCGAATTGAAAGGGATTTTGAGTAAATTTACTGATGTACTGACTGTCAAACTGGTTCTAACAAATACAATAGAACATGTTATTAATATAAACTCTAGTAAACCAGTGTATAAGAAACCATATCCCATCCCTAACAGCCTTGTTAATGATTTCAACACTGAGATTGACAAGATGTTAGTCATGAACATTATTGAACCTTCAACATCTGCATTTTCTTCTCCTGTCGTGATGGTGAAGAAAAGTGATGGGTCGTGGAGAATTTGCATTGATTTTAGAGCCCTAAATGACGTAACTGACTTAGATGCAGAGCCCATGCCTAATACAGAAGAGGCTCTTGGAATATTTGTTAACCATATTTATTTCATTGAAATAGATCTTTGCAGAGGATATTGGCAGATACCCTTATCGAAAGACTCAAAGATGTATACTGCGTTTGCTACTTATAGGGGTCTCGTGCAATTCCGAGTTATGCCTTTCGGATTAAAGTCTGCTTGTGCAACCTTCATAAGACTTATGAGGAAAGTGGTTTCTGAATTGAAAAATATTGACTGTTATTTTGATAACATTGTAATCCATAATAATGATTGGTCTGAACACCTACAGGACGTGAAAGATCTTTTGCTGCGTCTACGTAAGCATGGTTTAACTGCAAGCCTTAGTAagtgtttccttgttttttctaaAATTAAATATTTGGGAGTTTTGTTAGGAGATAACTGTATTAGTCCTCTTGAGTCTAAAATCAATGCCATCTTGGCAATGCCTTTGCCTGTAAACAAGAAGCAATTAAGATATTTCATCGGAACTATAGGTTATTACCGCAAATTTGTTCCTAATTTCGCAAGTATAGCAGCTCCCTTGCATGATCTCCTCAATAAATATAGTAGTAATAGATTACAGTGGAGTGAGGAGAAAGCAAAATGCTTCAACAAACTAAAGCTGTCCTTAGTAAGTAAACCAGTACGTTGTTTACCAGATGATTCTAAGACTTTTTATGTTCGTACTGATGCTTCTGATATTGGTCTCGGAGCGGTGTTATTACagaatatgaatgatattaaCATGCCTATCTGTTACGCTAGTAGGAAATTACTAGATAGAGAAGCAAAATATGCTGCTATTGAAATGGAATGTCTTGCCATAGTTTGGGCAATTCAAAAGTTTAAAGTCTATTTATATGGAAGAGACTTTATCTTGCAGACAGACCAACAACCTCTTGTTTAtctcaaaaatatgaaaaacactaATGGTAGATTAATGCGCTGGGCTTTGGCACTACAGTGTTATTCATTTACTGTTGAGTATATAAAAGGCAGCGAAAATGTAGGAGCTGACATTCTTAGTCGTTGCCATGTACCTGAATAG